The DNA window TGCCAATTTAGGGGAAGCTAGCTTGAACAAGGCGACGTTGCTAGCCGCTAATCTGCGTGATGCTTGCCTCAATCGCACCAAGTTGATTGACACAAACCTCACGGATGCCATTCTGGAATCTGCTAATTTGAGCAACGCTATTTTGACCGGCGCTATTCTCCGAGGTGCCAAGCTGATTGATGCCATCCTGCAAGGAGCCAATCTTGATGAGGCCAATTTAGAAGATTCTGACCTGCGTCGGGCGCGCTTTACGGGCGCGAGCTTGCTGAATACCGTCCTGCGATCGGCTAATATGCGCGGTGTTAACCTCAACTGGACGTCCATGCGCGGGGTAGATTTAACCGGGGCGAATTTGCATCGTGCTTCCCTAAGCTGGGCCAACTTGAGTGAAGCGAACCTCACCGATGCGATTTTGATTAGCGCTAATCTCAACCAGGTGAATCTTCACAATGCGATTCTCACGGGCACGATGATGCCCAATGCGATCGCCCATGAGTAGGCTAACGCTTGCTAACTCCTAGAGGGAAGCTAGGGGGGCGATCGCTCCCGGTTAGCTCAATCCGGTGGCGGTGAGGAATTGCGTTCCCAGAAGACTTGGTGGGTAAAACCTTGAATGGCGGGGTGGTGGTCGGCTAGTTCCAGCCGTCGTTCGGTTAACAGGCAGTAGTCTAGATTGCGATCGATGCCCAGATACTGCCGTCCCAATTTTTTGGCGACCACCGAGGTGGTGCCACTGCCCACAAATGGATCCAAGATGACTTGACCGGGTTGGCTACTCGCTAACACCAGTTTGGCGATCAGCTTTTCGCTTTTTTGGGTGGGATGGTCGGTATTTTCGGGCATCGACCAAAAGGGAATGGTGATATCGCTCCAAAAATTAGAGGGATGGGTATCGCGAAAATTGCCATCGTCGGTTGCCTGCCAGTCTTTGGGTTGGCCATCCGCATGGCGGTAGGGCGCTAGGACTCGCCGCCGGAGCTTGACGGCATCGACGCAGAAGGTGTAGCGATCGCTGACGGTGCAAAACCAAATATCTTCGCTCGCATTTTTCCAATTTTTCTTGGCACCTCGCCCCTTTTCCCGCTCCCAGGTGATGCGATTGCGGACGACAAAATAGTCGGCGGCGACAGCAAAAATTGAGGTTGAGGAACGCCAATCGCCGCAGATATACAGGCTAGCAGTTGGCTTCAGCAGGGGTATGAAGGCCAAAACCACCTGTCGTAGCCAGGCGGTATAGTCTTCAACGCGTTGCTGGGTGAACTGGTAGCCGTGGAAATTTTTGGTGAGGTTATAGGGCGGGTCGAGAATGAGTAGATCGACTGACTGGTGCGGCATCTGGGAGGCGAGCTGGAGGCAATCGCCCCAGAGGGTACCCATGGGCAAGGGGGCTTGAGGCGATAGGGCAGCAGCATCCAGCAGGCGGGGCTGGAGGCGATCGCGATCGCTCTCGGTGAGAACCAGGGTTCGATTCATGGGCCCCCGAGGTTGAGGTTCAGCCATAGGCATATCTCCGCTGCACACCGTGGATCTGAGGGCGATCGCTGGGTTGATCTGTCCCCAATTTCGACTACGCTAAACACTAACGGGCGTCCGACCCATTGTTTATAGACCCTTAACCAGAATTGAACCATGTCTTCCGATCTTCAACAAACGACCGGTGCCGATGCTGTGGATACAGCGATCGCTGCAGGCATTGATTTTGATGGCAGTCCAATCCCCACGGCGAAGCTAGATCTTTACACCACCGTCATGGGCTATGAGTCTAACCGGCAGCGCAGTGGTGTGAGCAATACGATGCGATCGCGGATTGTGCGGATTGGTGCGAAACATCTGCCCCAGGCGGAGTTGAACCAAAAGTTAATCGATGCAGATTTTGCGCCGCTCAAGGATAAGGAAATCGCGTTTTACTACGGCGGTAAATAGAGGGGCAGAGGCCGTTCGAGGCTTTCGCAGGGGAAGTCGGATCGGTACGGCATGGTTGAGATATGCCAGACTGCGCCCGGCTCTCTCCTCATATCCTGATTGGAATTCCTGACCTGATTGGAATTCCTAATTGAGAGCCTGCCTACTTGAGTTGACGGCGAATTTCCCGTAGGGATTGGTACATGTCCGGTAGACGATTGTATACGGCGGAAATTTTGAGCCAGAGACGGTTGGGAATGGCTGGATAGCCGGAGACGATCGCTCCTGGTTCCACATCGCGGTGGACGCCGGTCTGGGCCGTGGCGATCGCGCCATCACCGATGGTCACCTGGTTGGCAATGCCCACCTGTCCTGCCAAAATCACCCGATTGCCCACCTTGACGCCGCCCGCTAGACCCACTTGGGCCGCCATGGCACAAGCTTCGCCAATCTGACAGCCGTGGGCCACATGCACCAAATTATCGAGTTTGGTATGGCGGCGGATGCGGGTTTCGCCAACAGCGGGACGATCGACCGCCGAGTTGCAGCCAATTTCTACCCCATCTTCCAAGACCACCTGCCCCGACTGCTCCATCTTGAACCAGCCCTCGGCCGTGGGGACAAAGCCAAAGCCTTCTGCCCCAATGCAGGCACCGCTATGGATGACGCAGTCGGTTCCTAGGATGGTGCGTTCATGGATGACGCAGTTGGCATGGAGGAGGGAGCGATCGCCAATCTGCACCCCCGGATAGACGACGACGTTGGGATGGATGCACACGCCGTCTCCCAAACGCACGCCAGCCTGAATCACCACATGGGCTCCGATGGACACCCCCTCTCCGAGCTGTACCGATGGATCAATGACGGCGCTGGGATGAATGCCAGGGGCGGGCTTGAAGGGTTGGTAAAAAAGAGCGATCGCCTGGGCAAAGGCAAGACGGGGTTGGGGAACGCTCACCCAAGCCAATTGGCGGGCATCGGCAGCCGCCTGCAAGGCCTCATTCATGGGCAAAATCAAGGCGCTGGCCTGGGTGGTGGCAATCTGAGCGGCGAAGGTTTCGCCTTCGATGTAGCTCAGTTGTCCGGGTTGGGCTTCGTCAATGGCCGCCACACCGCTGATCTCCGGATCCTGGGCAGTAGTGTGCTGGGACTGGAGATGCTGGGCAATTTGGCTCAGGTTGATCGTGGGCATGGCAAAACATCACACTGGTCAACGACATTACTCATCTTCCCCTGATCCAGGGACATTCAGGGGAATTAGCGGGAGAGTGCGCCACAGGTCAGATCGATAGCGTGGCGCGACCTCTCTCCCTGGTTTCAACGCCGTACCAGAAAGGCCGCGCATTCAATATGAGCGGTTTGGGGGAAGAAATCCACGGGCTGCACGCGGGCCAGGCGATAGCCGCTTTCACAAAGCCGCATTAGGTCGCGGGCGAGGGTGGCGGGGTTGCAGCTCACGTAGACAATCCGCTCGGGCATCACCTCCAGTAAGGTTTCGAGCACGAACGGGTCACAGCCGCGTCGGGGCGGATCAAGCAGGATCACGTCTGGGGCCGCGGAGAGCGATCGCACCGTTTCTGCGAGTAACCGCTCTGCCGAGCCAGCGAGGAAAACGGTGTTGGCAATACCGTTGAGGATGGCATTATCCTGGCCCTGCTCTGCGGCCTCCGGCTGTAGCTCAATGCCAATCACGGATTCGGCCTGTTGGGCGATCGACAGGGTTAGGGTACCAATCCCGCAGTAGACATCCACAATGCGCTCTGTGCCAGTTAGGGCCAGTTCCTCCAGGATGACATTCAGCAGCGCCTCGGCTTGCTCGGTATTAACTTGGAAAAAGGTGGTGGACTGGATATGGAAGGTCAGATTGGCAAACTGTTCCGTTAGATAATGCTGCCCGGCTACACAGCGGGTCTCGGGGCCAAAAATGGCATTGGTGCGATCGCCATTCAGGTTCACACAGACGCCCACTAGGTCTGGGTAGCGGTTGAGCCATTGGTGGGCCTGTTCCTCAATGCCAGGAATATCCCAATCGGTGGACACCAGGGTCAGCAACAGTTCCCCCGTGCGTCGCCCAATGCGGAAGCTGACGTGACGCAGAAGGCCACGATGGGGCTTTTCGCGATAGATGGGCCAGCCGCGCCGCTGAATATCTTGCTTGATCTCGGCCAGGAGGGGATTTAAGCGCTCGTCCTGGACGGGACATTGGTTGAGGTTGACCAAGCGATGGCTACCCTTTTGGTAGTAGCCCGCCTGCACCTTCTCGCCAGACATGGCTAGGGGATAGGTGACTTTATTGCGATAGGCCAGGGGGGCAGAGGGTAGGGGTTGATCCACCGGCGGATGTTCTAAGCCGCCAATGCGTTCTAGGGCCTGCACCACCTGTTGATACTTCGACTGAAGCTGCTGTTCATAGCTGACTACCTGCCACTGACAGCCGCCGCATTTATCCGCCACAATGCAGGCTGGCCGCACTCGATGGGGCGATGGGGTGATCACCTTGCGCAGCTTGCCATGGGCATATTGGCGCTTGACCCGCACCAGCCGCACCTCCGCCTGGTCTCCGGGAACGCTGTCGGGCACAAAGACGACCCGACCCTGCCAGCGTCCGACCCCGTCGCCTCCGGAACTGAGGTCGTCAATGTCTAGGGAAATGAGGTCGCCCTGCTGCCAATCGGGCGCGGGGGTTGGGTCTAATTCGGACGGCTGTAGGTCTACCAAAATGCGATCGCTCCTGTGGGACTTGAGCGGTGGACCAATAGACCACCCTCAAACTCGTTACAATATCTTACGGGACTGGGGCCATGCCCCCATGCCATAAAATCTCAGAATTTACTAGTATGACCGATCTGACAGCGGCCTTGCCGACTTTTGTGATTACATTGCGTGAAGGTGTGGAAGCAGCGCTGGTGGTGGGCATTGTCATGGCCTACTTACAAAAGGCCAATCAGTCGCGCCTCCATGGCTGGGTCTATGGCGGCATTGGGGCAGGGGTGGCAGGCAGCCTTGTAATCGGTGCGCTGCTGCTCTCGTTGCTGACCAAGCTATCTCAGGCGGAGCAGGGCTATGGAGCGATCGCTAAACCGGCGTTAGAAGGTGGATTTGAGCTGGCGGCGATCGCCCTTCTGAGCTGGATGTTAATTTGGATGACCCAGCAGGCCAAGTCGATGAAGGCGGATGTGGAAGGAGCCATTTCCAGCGCCGTCGATCGTACAGGGCTAGCCGCTGGATGGAGCGTATTTTCGCTAATTGCCATCGCG is part of the Leptolyngbya sp. CCY15150 genome and encodes:
- a CDS encoding pentapeptide repeat-containing protein, producing the protein MQVDELLSQYAAGERDFREISLVGQNLKGHDLSGINLRRANLSGADLSGANLSMANLREVNLFGANLNQANLIETNLIGADLTQAKLVEANLTGAGLRGTRLIQVNMSRSILQDANLGEASLNKATLLAANLRDACLNRTKLIDTNLTDAILESANLSNAILTGAILRGAKLIDAILQGANLDEANLEDSDLRRARFTGASLLNTVLRSANMRGVNLNWTSMRGVDLTGANLHRASLSWANLSEANLTDAILISANLNQVNLHNAILTGTMMPNAIAHE
- a CDS encoding DUF4090 family protein gives rise to the protein MSSDLQQTTGADAVDTAIAAGIDFDGSPIPTAKLDLYTTVMGYESNRQRSGVSNTMRSRIVRIGAKHLPQAELNQKLIDADFAPLKDKEIAFYYGGK
- the lpxD gene encoding UDP-3-O-(3-hydroxymyristoyl)glucosamine N-acyltransferase; amino-acid sequence: MPTINLSQIAQHLQSQHTTAQDPEISGVAAIDEAQPGQLSYIEGETFAAQIATTQASALILPMNEALQAAADARQLAWVSVPQPRLAFAQAIALFYQPFKPAPGIHPSAVIDPSVQLGEGVSIGAHVVIQAGVRLGDGVCIHPNVVVYPGVQIGDRSLLHANCVIHERTILGTDCVIHSGACIGAEGFGFVPTAEGWFKMEQSGQVVLEDGVEIGCNSAVDRPAVGETRIRRHTKLDNLVHVAHGCQIGEACAMAAQVGLAGGVKVGNRVILAGQVGIANQVTIGDGAIATAQTGVHRDVEPGAIVSGYPAIPNRLWLKISAVYNRLPDMYQSLREIRRQLK
- the rlmD gene encoding 23S rRNA (uracil(1939)-C(5))-methyltransferase RlmD; amino-acid sequence: MVDLQPSELDPTPAPDWQQGDLISLDIDDLSSGGDGVGRWQGRVVFVPDSVPGDQAEVRLVRVKRQYAHGKLRKVITPSPHRVRPACIVADKCGGCQWQVVSYEQQLQSKYQQVVQALERIGGLEHPPVDQPLPSAPLAYRNKVTYPLAMSGEKVQAGYYQKGSHRLVNLNQCPVQDERLNPLLAEIKQDIQRRGWPIYREKPHRGLLRHVSFRIGRRTGELLLTLVSTDWDIPGIEEQAHQWLNRYPDLVGVCVNLNGDRTNAIFGPETRCVAGQHYLTEQFANLTFHIQSTTFFQVNTEQAEALLNVILEELALTGTERIVDVYCGIGTLTLSIAQQAESVIGIELQPEAAEQGQDNAILNGIANTVFLAGSAERLLAETVRSLSAAPDVILLDPPRRGCDPFVLETLLEVMPERIVYVSCNPATLARDLMRLCESGYRLARVQPVDFFPQTAHIECAAFLVRR
- a CDS encoding DNA methyltransferase, coding for MAEPQPRGPMNRTLVLTESDRDRLQPRLLDAAALSPQAPLPMGTLWGDCLQLASQMPHQSVDLLILDPPYNLTKNFHGYQFTQQRVEDYTAWLRQVVLAFIPLLKPTASLYICGDWRSSTSIFAVAADYFVVRNRITWEREKGRGAKKNWKNASEDIWFCTVSDRYTFCVDAVKLRRRVLAPYRHADGQPKDWQATDDGNFRDTHPSNFWSDITIPFWSMPENTDHPTQKSEKLIAKLVLASSQPGQVILDPFVGSGTTSVVAKKLGRQYLGIDRNLDYCLLTERRLELADHHPAIQGFTHQVFWERNSSPPPD